One candidate division WWE3 bacterium DNA window includes the following coding sequences:
- the speD gene encoding adenosylmethionine decarboxylase, translating into MAKFGEHLTYDAYGCSYQALSNMELCFDVLNDLVKLAKMRKLTEPVIIKADGNTTLGGKDPGGFSGFVIIEESHISIHTFAKRGFITLDVYSCKPFEEGKIVEYLNKTFEAKDFDVTKTSRGLKYPNENIY; encoded by the coding sequence GTGGCCAAATTCGGGGAACATCTTACTTACGACGCCTACGGCTGCAGTTACCAAGCTCTGAGCAACATGGAACTGTGCTTTGACGTCCTTAACGACTTGGTAAAGCTGGCTAAGATGCGTAAATTAACCGAGCCGGTGATTATAAAGGCTGACGGTAATACGACTCTTGGGGGCAAGGATCCCGGTGGTTTTAGCGGTTTTGTGATCATTGAGGAATCTCATATTAGTATTCACACATTCGCTAAACGCGGTTTTATTACTCTTGATGTTTATTCCTGTAAGCCTTTTGAGGAAGGTAAAATAGTGGAGTATCTTAACAAAACGTTTGAGGCTAAAGATTTCGATGTTACCAAGACGAGTAGGGGACTAAAGTATCCTAACGAAAACATCTACTAA
- a CDS encoding EamA family transporter has translation MPLWVFYAVLGAAVNTVANFVDKLVLERHVKDYRGLVIFSAIVGFVVGTIIWASTGFQLLSLTNSLIALAVGVLSIIATAIYFKALQDTSTSTVILIFQFIPFLVLAMAAVFLKESLTLQSILGFLLILFPAIAISWEGGSIKDFKVNKSLVLVLIVDVLWAVASILMKYVTETQTFSSLISYESWGWGLGGLILVILFPTIRQAFATNVRKVSKLGLTIIVINEFIYVMSKLLGFLAISLGPVYLVSVLGSTQVFFAVIFGLVLGLIAPKIFKEDNTKQGLIKKAVCSVLIFAGVVLVS, from the coding sequence ATGCCTCTTTGGGTCTTTTATGCTGTCCTCGGGGCGGCGGTTAATACTGTTGCCAATTTCGTTGACAAGTTAGTCTTGGAGCGACATGTTAAAGATTATCGAGGACTGGTGATTTTTAGCGCTATTGTTGGCTTTGTAGTTGGCACTATAATCTGGGCGTCGACCGGATTCCAACTCTTGTCTCTAACAAATAGTTTGATAGCGTTGGCGGTTGGTGTTCTGTCAATTATCGCTACTGCTATCTACTTTAAGGCATTGCAAGATACTTCCACGAGCACAGTCATTCTGATCTTCCAATTTATTCCGTTTCTTGTTTTAGCGATGGCGGCGGTCTTTCTTAAAGAATCGTTGACATTGCAAAGTATCCTGGGGTTTCTACTAATTCTCTTTCCGGCGATCGCGATTTCCTGGGAAGGTGGGAGTATAAAAGACTTCAAAGTTAATAAGAGTCTGGTTTTAGTCCTGATAGTTGACGTTCTGTGGGCTGTTGCTTCGATTTTGATGAAATACGTGACGGAAACACAGACATTTAGTAGCTTGATTTCGTATGAGAGCTGGGGTTGGGGACTAGGGGGTCTAATTCTGGTCATCCTCTTTCCGACGATTCGTCAGGCATTCGCTACAAATGTTAGAAAGGTCAGCAAACTTGGTCTGACGATTATAGTCATCAATGAGTTTATTTACGTGATGAGTAAGCTCCTGGGATTCCTAGCGATTTCGCTTGGTCCCGTGTACCTAGTCAGCGTTTTGGGGAGCACTCAAGTCTTTTTCGCGGTGATCTTTGGACTAGTACTAGGCTTAATCGCGCCTAAGATCTTCAAAGAAGACAACACCAAACAAGGTTTAATCAAAAAAGCCGTTTGTTCAGTTTTGATTTTTGCAGGAGTTGTTCTAGTCAGTTAG